One Malania oleifera isolate guangnan ecotype guangnan chromosome 10, ASM2987363v1, whole genome shotgun sequence genomic region harbors:
- the LOC131166882 gene encoding cytochrome P450 CYP73A100-like — protein sequence MDHLFTKSAFCTLLSITLLAFNKHLVSNVSLPFPIITLVSITLPLLPFITYFLRTNSKPSTSLPPGPLSFPIFGNWLQVGNDLNHRLLANFSQTYGPVFLLKLGSTNLAVVSDPELASQVLHAQGVEFGSRPRNVVFDIFTGNGQDMVFTVYGDHWRKMRRIMTLPFFTNRVVHSYSDMWEEEMDLVVRDLKNDERVGKEGIVVRKRLQLMLYNIMYRIMFDAKFESQEDPLFVEATMFNSERSRLAQSFEYNYGDFIPLLRPFLRGYLSKCRDLQSRRLAFFNNHYVEKRRKIMAANGGKHEISCAIDHIIYAQMKGEISEENVLYIVENINVAAIETTLWSMEWAIAELVNHPSAQSRIRDEISTVLKGSPVTESTLHELPYLQATVKETLRLHTPIPLLVPHMNLEEAKLGGYTIPKESKVVVNAWWLANNPAWWKNPTEFRPERFLEEESSTDAVAGGKVDFRYLPFGVGRRSCPGIILALPILGLVIAKLVTDFEMQAPPGSEKINVEEKGGQFSLHIANHSTVVFKPIKA from the exons atggatCATCTCTTCACAAAATCGGCCTTTTGCACTCTTCTGTCAATAACGCTTCTCGCATTCAACAAGCACCTCGTTTCTAATGTCTCCCTCCCTTTTCCAATTATAACACTCGTATCAATCACTCTCCCTTTGCTGCCCTTCATAACCTACTTCTTACGAACCAATTCCAAGCCCTCCACCAGCCTCCCCCCAGGCCCCCTCTCCTTCCCAATCTTTGGCAACTGGCTTCAAGTTGGCAATGACCTCAACCACCGCCTTCTCGCCAACTTCTCCCAAACCTACGGACCCGTCTTCCTCCTTAAACTCGGCTCTACAAACCTAGCAGTGGTGTCGGATCCTGAGCTCGCCAGCCAAGTCCTCCATGCGCAGGGCGTCGAGTTCGGGTCTCGCCCCCGAAACGTCGTGTTTGACATCTTCACTGGCAACGGACAGGACATGGTCTTCACTGTCTATGGCGATCACTGGCGGAAAATGCGCCGCATAATGACGCTCCCATTCTTCACCAACAGGGTGGTGCACAGCTATAGCGATATGTGGGAGGAAGAAATGGACTTGGTGGTTCGTGACCTGAAAAACGATGAGAGAGTTGGGAAGGAAGGGATTGTTGTAAGGAAGCGTTTGCAGCTGATGCTGTACAATATCATGTATCGGATCATGTTTGACGCCAAGTTCGAGTCGCAGGAGGATCCGTTGTTCGTTGAGGCTACCATGTTCAACTCCGAGAGAAGCCGGTTGGCTCAGAGTTTTGAGTATAACTATGGGGATTTTATTCCTTTGCTCAGACCATTTTTGAGGGGCTACTTGAGCAAGTGCAGGGATTTGCAGAGCAGGAGACTAGCGTTTTTCAACAATCATTACGTTGAAAAAAGAAG GAAAATTATGGCTGCCAACGGAGGGAAGCACGAGATAAGCTGCGCCATTGATCACATAATATATGCTCAAATGAAGGGAGAAATCAGTGAGGAGAATGTGCTCTACATTGTGGAGAACATCAACGTCGCAGCCATTGAGACAACTCTGTGGTCCATGGAGTGGGCCATAGCTGAGCTAGTTAACCATCCGAGCGCTCAAAGCAGGATCCGAGATGAGATCTCGACTGTCCTCAAGGGAAGTCCAGTCACAGAATCTACTCTGCATGAACTACCATACTTGCAAGCCACAGTGAAAGAAACGCTAAGGCTGCATACGCCAATACCCCTGCTAGTACCTCACATGAACCTTGAAGAAGCAAAGCTTGGTGGTTATACCATTCCTAAAGAGTCAAAGGTGGTTGTCAACGCCTGGTGGCTAGCCAACAACCCTGCTTGGTGGAAAAACCCAACAGAATTCCGGCCAGAGCGATTCTTGGAAGAGGAAAGCAGCACAGATGCAGTTGCCGGTGGGAAGGTTGACTTTCGGTACTTACCGTTCGGTGTTGGCCGGAGGAGCTGCCCCGGAATCATCCTTGCACTGCCTATTTTGGGACTCGTCATTGCAAAATTGGTAACAGATTTTGAAATGCAAGCTCCACCGGGCTCAGAGAAAATCAATGTGGAAGAAAAGGGTGGGCAGTTCAGTTTGCACATTGCAAACCATTCGACAGTCGTCTTCAAACCAATCAAGGCGTAA